The following proteins are co-located in the Longimicrobium sp. genome:
- a CDS encoding Gfo/Idh/MocA family oxidoreductase, whose amino-acid sequence MLDSRTHALTHSRTSVPRLGFLGVGWIGRHRMEAIARAGFGTVAAVSDPSPEMTAAARETAPGAEVVDGLDPLLEMGLDGIVIATPSALHAEQSIRALEAGVAVFCQKPLGRTADEVRRVVDAARAADRLLAVDLSYRFTEGMRHIRERIEGGELGRVYAVDLTFHNAYGPDKPWFYDPALSGGGCVMDLGVHLVDLALWTLGFPAVESVDGKLFAGGEPLRDAAKQVEDYAVASIGLEDGTAVRLACSWRLSAGQDAVIAADFYGTGGGAALRNVNGSFYDFTAELFHGTSRETLATPPDEWGGRAGVDWARRLAAGERFDAGGERLVDVAGVLDRIYGR is encoded by the coding sequence TTGCTCGACTCACGCACTCACGCACTCACGCACTCACGCACTTCCGTTCCTCGCCTGGGCTTCCTGGGCGTCGGCTGGATCGGGCGGCACCGCATGGAGGCCATCGCGCGCGCCGGCTTCGGCACGGTGGCCGCCGTATCCGATCCGTCGCCCGAGATGACGGCGGCGGCGCGCGAAACCGCGCCCGGCGCCGAGGTGGTGGACGGGCTCGACCCGCTCCTGGAGATGGGGCTGGACGGGATCGTGATCGCCACGCCGAGCGCGCTGCACGCGGAGCAGTCGATCCGCGCGCTGGAGGCGGGCGTGGCGGTGTTCTGCCAGAAGCCGCTCGGGCGCACGGCGGACGAGGTGCGGCGCGTGGTGGATGCAGCGCGCGCGGCCGACCGGCTCCTAGCGGTGGACCTGTCGTACCGCTTCACCGAGGGGATGCGCCACATCCGCGAGCGGATCGAGGGCGGCGAGCTGGGGCGGGTGTACGCGGTGGATCTCACCTTCCACAACGCGTACGGGCCGGACAAGCCCTGGTTCTACGATCCCGCGCTCTCCGGCGGCGGGTGCGTGATGGACCTGGGGGTGCACCTGGTGGACCTGGCGCTCTGGACGCTCGGCTTCCCGGCCGTCGAATCGGTGGATGGGAAGCTCTTCGCGGGCGGCGAGCCGCTGCGCGACGCGGCGAAGCAGGTGGAGGACTACGCCGTAGCGTCCATCGGGCTCGAAGATGGGACGGCGGTGCGGCTGGCCTGCTCGTGGCGCCTTTCGGCCGGCCAGGATGCGGTGATCGCGGCCGACTTCTACGGCACGGGCGGCGGGGCGGCGCTCCGCAACGTGAACGGCTCCTTCTACGACTTCACCGCCGAGCTCTTCCACGGCACCTCCCGCGAAACGCTGGCGACGCCGCCGGACGAATGGGGCGGGCGCGCGGGAGTGGATTGGGCGCGACGGCTGGCCGCGGGGGAGCGCTTCGATGCGGGCGGCGAGCGGCTGGTGGACGTGGCGGGCGTGCTGGACCGCATCTACGGTCGATGA